Proteins co-encoded in one Cupriavidus metallidurans CH34 genomic window:
- a CDS encoding ABC transporter substrate-binding protein — MAAVSAVPGVVTYSRSVLAAGEAIELGCPVPMSGAFAANGKFADLGMKLAVEQYGKVLGRPLQYSVLDTEGKPATAVRKVQELAQQKAARYFAGGILSSESLAMGKEAEKLGGVFVTTAGADEITGKDCNRATFRWSVPTYGAIERTVRPLIEAMPKAKRWYTITPQYVFGDGLLSAAKAIFKEKGIEHVGNSYHALTEKEFSGYLTNAMAAKPDVLLILNFGSQSSDTLRQAVSFGMKKNCTILVAWASGLEQFESLGADLCEGVYFGAQYWHGVDTPLNRDLVKRANEKFKANPNYSLAGSYICTKILVDGMIKAGSADPKAVVAALEGLKYEGLTGPEEIRAGDHQVLKNYYLLKGKAKSKMKDKDDFAEIVSVGKAFLPLDQTQCKMA; from the coding sequence TTGGCCGCCGTGTCGGCAGTCCCTGGCGTAGTGACCTATTCACGCAGTGTCCTGGCAGCCGGGGAGGCCATCGAGCTCGGGTGTCCCGTGCCGATGTCCGGCGCGTTTGCGGCGAACGGGAAGTTCGCGGATCTCGGCATGAAACTGGCCGTGGAGCAATATGGCAAGGTCCTGGGACGACCGTTGCAGTACAGCGTCCTCGATACCGAGGGCAAGCCAGCCACGGCGGTCAGAAAGGTGCAGGAGTTGGCGCAGCAGAAAGCCGCCCGCTACTTTGCCGGCGGCATCCTGTCCTCGGAGTCGCTTGCCATGGGCAAGGAAGCGGAGAAGCTTGGCGGCGTGTTCGTGACGACCGCTGGCGCCGACGAAATCACCGGCAAGGACTGCAACCGGGCCACGTTCCGCTGGTCCGTTCCCACCTATGGCGCGATCGAGCGCACGGTGCGACCGCTGATCGAAGCGATGCCGAAGGCCAAGCGCTGGTACACGATCACCCCCCAGTATGTGTTTGGCGACGGACTGCTTTCCGCAGCCAAGGCCATCTTCAAGGAAAAGGGCATCGAGCACGTCGGCAACAGCTATCACGCGCTAACGGAGAAGGAATTCAGCGGCTACCTCACCAACGCGATGGCCGCCAAGCCGGATGTGTTGCTGATCCTGAACTTCGGCTCGCAGTCGTCGGACACCCTCCGGCAGGCCGTGAGCTTCGGCATGAAGAAGAACTGCACCATCCTCGTCGCCTGGGCGTCGGGTCTGGAACAGTTCGAATCGCTCGGCGCCGACCTCTGCGAAGGCGTCTACTTCGGCGCGCAGTACTGGCACGGCGTGGACACACCCCTGAACCGCGATCTGGTCAAGCGCGCCAATGAGAAGTTCAAGGCGAATCCGAACTACAGCCTTGCCGGCTCGTATATCTGCACGAAGATCCTGGTGGACGGCATGATCAAGGCAGGCTCGGCCGACCCGAAGGCCGTGGTGGCCGCGCTGGAAGGTCTGAAGTACGAGGGCCTGACGGGTCCCGAAGAGATCCGGGCCGGCGACCATCAGGTACTCAAGAACTACTATCTGCTGAAGGGCAAAGCCAAGTCCAAGATGAAGGACAAGGATGACTTTGCCGAGATCGTGAGCGTCGGCAAGGCATTCCTGCCGCTCGATCAGACGCAGTGCAAGATGGCATAA
- a CDS encoding Tn3 family transposase, whose product MPRRSILSAAERESLLALPDTKDELIRHYTFSETDLSIIRQRRGPANRLGFAVQLCYLRFPGVILGVDEPPFPPLLKLVADQLKVSVESWDEYGQREQTRREHLVELQTVFGFQPFTMGHYRQAVQLLTEMALQTDKGIVLASTLIEHLRQQSVILPALNAVERASAEAITRANRRIYDALAEPLSDAHRRRLDDLLKRRDNGKTTWLAWLRQSPVKPNSRHMLEHIERLKAWQALDLPSGIERSVHQNRLLKIAREGGQMTPADLAKFEAQRRYATLVALAIEGMATVTDEIIDLHDRILGKLFNAAKNKHQQQFQASGKAINAKVRLFGRIGQALIEAKQAGRDPFAAIEAVMSWDAFAESVTEAQKLAQPEDFDFLHRIGESYATLRRYAPEFLAVLKLRAAPAAKDVLDAIEVLRGMNSDNARKVPADAPTEFIKPRWQKLVMTDTGIDRRYYELCALSEMKNALRSGDIWVQGSRQFKDFEDYLVPPAKFASLKQASELPLAVATDCNRYLNDRLTLLETQLATVNRMATANELPDAIITESGLKITPLDAAVPDTAQALIDQTAMILPHVKITELLLEVDEWTGFTRHFAHLKSGDPAKDKNLLLTTILADAINLGLTKMAESCPGTTYAKLAWLQAWHIRDETYGAALADLVNAQFRHPFAEHWGDGTTSSSDGQNFRTGSKAESTGHINPKYGSSPGRTFYTHISDQYAPFHTKVVNVGVRDSTYVLDGLLYHESDLRIEEHYTDTAGFTDHVFALMHLLGFRFAPRIRDLGDTKLYIPKGDAAYDALKPMIGGTLNIKHVRAHWDEILRLATSIKQGTVTASLMLRKLGSYPRQNGLAVALRELGRIERTLFILDWLQSVELRRRVHAGLNKGEARNALARAVFFNRLGEIRDRSFEQQRYRASGLNLVTAAVVLWNTVYLERAAHALRGNGHAVDDALLQYLSPLGWEHINLTGDYLWRSSAKIGAGKFRPLRPLQPA is encoded by the coding sequence ATGCCACGTCGTTCAATCCTGTCCGCCGCCGAGCGCGAAAGCCTGCTGGCGTTGCCGGACACCAAGGATGAGTTGATCCGTCACTACACGTTCAGCGAAACCGACCTCTCCATCATCCGGCAGCGGCGCGGCCCGGCCAACCGGCTGGGCTTCGCCGTGCAGCTCTGTTACCTGCGCTTTCCTGGTGTCATCCTGGGCGTCGATGAGCCGCCGTTTCCGCCCTTGTTGAAACTGGTCGCCGACCAGCTCAAGGTCAGCGTCGAAAGCTGGGACGAATACGGGCAGCGGGAGCAGACCCGGCGCGAGCACCTGGTCGAACTGCAAACGGTGTTCGGCTTCCAGCCCTTTACCATGGGCCACTACCGGCAGGCCGTCCAGTTGCTGACCGAGATGGCCTTGCAGACCGACAAGGGCATCGTGCTGGCCAGCACCTTGATCGAGCACCTGCGGCAGCAGTCGGTCATTCTGCCTGCCCTCAACGCCGTCGAGCGGGCGAGCGCCGAAGCAATCACCCGCGCCAACCGGCGCATCTACGATGCCTTGGCCGAACCGCTGTCGGACGCGCATCGCCGCCGCCTCGACGATCTGCTCAAGCGTCGGGACAACGGCAAAACGACCTGGCTGGCCTGGCTGCGCCAATCGCCCGTCAAACCGAATTCGCGGCACATGCTGGAACACATCGAACGCCTCAAAGCGTGGCAGGCGCTCGACCTGCCTTCTGGCATCGAGCGGTCGGTGCACCAGAACCGCCTGCTCAAGATCGCCCGTGAGGGTGGCCAGATGACGCCCGCCGACCTGGCCAAGTTCGAGGCGCAGCGACGCTATGCCACCCTGGTGGCGCTTGCCATCGAGGGCATGGCCACCGTCACCGACGAAATCATCGACCTGCACGACCGCATCCTGGGCAAGCTGTTCAACGCCGCCAAGAACAAGCATCAGCAGCAATTCCAGGCGTCCGGCAAGGCGATCAACGCCAAGGTGCGGCTGTTCGGCCGCATCGGCCAGGCGCTGATCGAGGCCAAGCAGGCGGGCCGCGATCCGTTCGCCGCCATCGAGGCCGTCATGTCCTGGGATGCCTTCGCCGAGAGCGTCACCGAAGCGCAGAAGCTTGCGCAGCCCGAGGACTTCGATTTCCTGCACCGCATCGGCGAAAGCTACGCCACGCTGCGCCGCTACGCGCCGGAATTCCTTGCCGTGCTCAAGCTGCGGGCCGCTCCCGCCGCGAAGGACGTGCTCGACGCCATCGAGGTGCTGCGCGGCATGAACAGCGACAACGCCCGCAAGGTGCCCGCCGACGCGCCGACCGAGTTCATCAAGCCGCGCTGGCAGAAGCTGGTCATGACCGACACCGGCATCGACCGGCGCTACTACGAACTGTGCGCGCTGTCGGAGATGAAGAACGCGTTGCGTTCCGGCGACATCTGGGTGCAGGGGTCGCGCCAGTTCAAGGACTTCGAGGACTACCTGGTGCCGCCCGCGAAATTCGCCAGCCTCAAGCAGGCCAGCGAATTGCCGCTGGCCGTGGCCACCGACTGCAACCGGTACCTGAACGACCGGCTGACGCTGCTGGAAACACAGCTTGCCACCGTCAACCGTATGGCGACGGCCAACGAGCTGCCGGACGCCATCATCACCGAGTCAGGCTTGAAGATCACGCCGCTCGACGCGGCGGTACCCGACACCGCCCAAGCGCTGATCGACCAGACGGCAATGATCCTGCCGCACGTCAAGATCACCGAACTGCTGCTGGAGGTGGACGAATGGACGGGCTTCACTCGGCATTTCGCGCATCTGAAATCGGGCGACCCGGCCAAAGACAAGAACCTGTTGCTGACCACGATCCTCGCCGACGCGATCAACCTGGGCCTGACCAAGATGGCGGAGTCTTGCCCCGGCACGACCTACGCCAAGCTGGCTTGGCTGCAAGCCTGGCACATCCGCGACGAAACCTACGGGGCGGCGCTGGCCGATCTGGTCAACGCACAGTTCCGCCATCCCTTCGCCGAGCACTGGGGCGACGGCACCACCTCATCGTCGGACGGCCAGAACTTCCGCACCGGCAGCAAGGCCGAGAGCACCGGCCACATCAACCCGAAATACGGGAGCAGCCCAGGGCGGACGTTCTACACCCACATTTCTGACCAGTACGCGCCATTTCACACCAAGGTCGTGAACGTCGGCGTGCGCGATTCGACCTACGTGCTCGACGGCCTGCTGTACCACGAGTCCGACTTGCGGATCGAGGAGCATTACACCGACACGGCGGGCTTCACCGATCACGTCTTCGCCCTGATGCACCTCCTGGGCTTCCGCTTCGCGCCGCGCATCCGCGACCTGGGCGACACCAAGCTCTACATCCCGAAGGGCGACGCCGCCTATGACGCGCTGAAACCCATGATCGGCGGCACGCTCAACATCAAGCACGTCCGCGCCCATTGGGACGAAATCCTGCGGCTGGCCACCTCGATCAAGCAGGGCACGGTGACGGCCTCCCTGATGCTCCGAAAGCTCGGCAGCTACCCACGCCAGAACGGCCTGGCCGTGGCGCTCCGCGAGCTGGGCCGCATCGAGCGCACGCTGTTCATCCTGGACTGGCTGCAAAGCGTGGAACTGCGCCGCCGCGTGCATGCCGGCCTGAACAAGGGCGAGGCGCGCAATGCGCTGGCCAGGGCAGTGTTTTTCAACCGCCTGGGTGAAATCCGCGACCGCAGTTTCGAGCAGCAGCGCTACCGGGCTAGCGGCCTCAATCTGGTAACGGCTGCCGTCGTGTTGTGGAACACGGTCTATCTGGAACGGGCTGCGCACGCGCTGCGTGGCAACGGCCATGCCGTTGATGACGCGCTGTTGCAGTACCTGTCGCCGCTCGGTTGGGAGCACATCAACCTCACCGGCGATTACCTCTGGCGCAGCAGCGCCAAGATCGGCGCGGGCAAGTTCAGGCCGCTACGACCGCTGCAACCGGCTTAG
- a CDS encoding branched-chain amino acid ABC transporter permease yields the protein MASSRQWLFRYRYWWLALGVTLLLPLTMRSGTLATEVLIYGMAAMACNLLLGYTGLLSFGQGIFFGLGSYAVGLALTRAGGLPMPVALLGAVVIGAATAALVGWFSIRQRGTYFVMLTLAFAQMFYFLAYTAPGITGGDNGLLDIPRPPISIGGHALIDLTSSWGFYGFVAVLFLIVFALVLRVTESVLGRTLLAIRDNEERALAVGYNTRAFKLLAFVISGAVTGLAGALHAMLTGIAPLANIDYHASEMILIMTVIGGTSNIFASVLGAAFYVLLADWLSTLWPRWLMLLGFLLIAVSLFMQRGLWGLGSTIAARLRGVTGAASTQEERA from the coding sequence ATGGCGTCAAGCAGACAATGGTTGTTTCGCTACCGCTACTGGTGGCTAGCGCTGGGCGTCACGCTGCTGCTCCCGTTGACGATGCGTTCGGGCACGCTGGCGACCGAAGTCCTGATCTATGGCATGGCTGCCATGGCCTGCAATCTTCTGCTCGGGTATACGGGTCTGCTGTCGTTCGGCCAGGGGATCTTCTTTGGATTGGGAAGCTATGCGGTTGGCCTGGCGCTGACACGTGCCGGCGGCCTGCCGATGCCCGTGGCCCTGCTGGGTGCCGTGGTGATCGGCGCGGCGACCGCAGCCCTGGTAGGGTGGTTCTCCATCCGTCAACGCGGCACGTATTTCGTGATGCTGACGCTGGCGTTCGCGCAGATGTTCTACTTCCTCGCCTACACGGCGCCCGGCATCACCGGCGGTGACAACGGCTTGCTCGACATCCCACGCCCCCCGATTTCCATCGGCGGGCATGCCCTGATCGATCTGACGTCGTCGTGGGGATTCTACGGATTCGTGGCGGTGCTGTTCCTGATCGTCTTCGCACTCGTTCTGCGCGTCACGGAATCCGTCCTCGGCCGCACGCTGCTGGCCATTCGCGACAACGAGGAACGGGCGCTTGCCGTCGGCTACAACACCCGGGCCTTCAAACTGCTGGCATTCGTGATCTCCGGTGCCGTGACGGGGCTTGCCGGCGCCTTGCACGCCATGCTGACAGGTATCGCGCCGCTGGCGAACATCGACTACCACGCGAGCGAAATGATCCTGATCATGACGGTGATCGGCGGCACCAGCAATATCTTCGCCTCGGTGCTCGGCGCGGCGTTCTACGTCCTGCTGGCGGACTGGCTGTCCACACTCTGGCCGCGCTGGCTCATGCTTCTGGGCTTCCTGCTTATCGCGGTCAGCCTGTTCATGCAGCGCGGATTGTGGGGCCTGGGATCGACCATCGCGGCACGCCTGCGAGGTGTGACGGGCGCCGCATCCACCCAGGAGGAGCGCGCATGA
- a CDS encoding Zn-dependent hydrolase has translation MSNTQASAGIGHDVRINGSRLWDTLMRLAEIGATPKGGVCRLALTDLDRQGRDFFVKEAEAAGCTIRVDAIGNIFARRRGRNDSLPAVMTGSHIDTQPTGGKFDGNYGVFAGIEVLRTLNDRDIVTEAPLEVAVWTNEEGSRFVPVMMGSGAFIGEFVLKDLLVQTDREGISVKDALEAISYAGSAPIGEPRPGAYFEAHIEQGPVLEAHDTVIGVVTGALGQRWYDVTITGMEAHAGPTPMALRKDALLAASELVGIVNRIALDHPPHGRGTVGCLTVHPDSRNVIPGRVNMTVDLRASDDDLLTSMHDTFLAQTRELAVRNGVSIDVKQVVYFPPQPFDERLIRAIRAGAGRIGHSEMDVISGAGHDAVYLARVAPTAMIFVPCKDGISHNEIEDAKPEHLEAGANVLLHAMLDAANR, from the coding sequence ATGAGCAACACGCAAGCATCTGCCGGCATCGGACATGATGTGCGCATCAACGGCTCCCGCCTGTGGGACACGCTGATGCGCCTTGCCGAGATTGGCGCGACCCCCAAAGGGGGCGTCTGCCGTCTTGCATTGACTGATCTGGACCGCCAGGGCAGGGATTTCTTCGTGAAGGAGGCCGAAGCGGCCGGCTGCACGATCCGCGTCGACGCCATCGGCAATATCTTTGCGCGCAGGCGTGGCCGCAACGACAGCCTGCCGGCCGTCATGACCGGAAGCCACATCGACACCCAGCCGACAGGCGGCAAGTTCGACGGGAACTACGGCGTGTTCGCCGGCATCGAGGTCCTCAGGACGCTCAACGACCGCGACATTGTCACGGAGGCCCCGCTCGAAGTGGCAGTCTGGACGAATGAAGAGGGATCTCGGTTCGTGCCCGTGATGATGGGATCTGGCGCGTTCATCGGAGAATTCGTCCTCAAGGACTTGCTGGTGCAGACCGACCGCGAGGGCATCTCCGTCAAGGATGCCCTGGAGGCCATTAGCTATGCGGGCTCGGCACCGATTGGCGAACCCCGGCCCGGCGCGTACTTCGAGGCTCATATCGAACAGGGGCCGGTGCTGGAGGCACACGACACCGTGATCGGCGTCGTGACTGGCGCACTGGGGCAGCGCTGGTACGACGTCACCATCACGGGCATGGAAGCCCACGCGGGACCGACGCCGATGGCGCTACGCAAGGACGCGCTGCTTGCCGCTTCGGAGTTGGTCGGCATCGTCAACCGTATCGCGCTGGACCATCCGCCGCACGGGCGCGGTACCGTAGGCTGCCTGACGGTCCATCCCGACTCCCGCAACGTGATTCCCGGACGCGTCAACATGACCGTCGATCTTCGCGCATCGGACGACGATCTATTGACCTCGATGCACGACACGTTCCTGGCCCAGACACGCGAACTGGCGGTACGTAACGGTGTCTCGATCGATGTCAAGCAGGTTGTCTACTTCCCGCCGCAGCCATTCGACGAGCGGCTGATCCGCGCCATTCGCGCGGGCGCCGGACGGATCGGCCATTCGGAGATGGACGTCATCAGCGGCGCTGGCCACGACGCCGTCTATCTCGCGCGCGTGGCCCCGACCGCTATGATTTTTGTGCCTTGCAAGGACGGCATCAGCCACAACGAGATCGAGGATGCGAAACCAGAGCATCTGGAGGCGGGGGCCAACGTGCTGCTTCATGCCATGCTCGATGCGGCCAATCGGTAA
- a CDS encoding ABC transporter ATP-binding protein, whose amino-acid sequence MSTPILEATGIVKQYGKFMALGGVDLRVMPGTVHSVIGPNGAGKTTLFHMLTGTRPVSAGRIVFEGKDVTAEADYQRVQRGIARSFQVTSLFPNLSVRENLRLAALGTSPRKAMNGWRLPAGDLACAEVVDHVLERLELTHVSGSAAGVLSHGQQRRLEVGMALAARPRAVFLDEPTSGMGVDDLGAMKRLIRGLVQDHTVVLIEHNMDIVMDISDTITVMQQGKVLMEGAPADVRSDPRVRAAYLGNMITGGKG is encoded by the coding sequence ATGAGCACGCCGATTCTTGAAGCCACAGGCATCGTCAAGCAATACGGGAAGTTCATGGCGCTGGGCGGGGTCGACCTGCGGGTGATGCCCGGGACCGTTCATTCCGTCATCGGCCCCAATGGCGCGGGCAAGACAACCCTGTTCCATATGCTGACCGGCACGCGGCCAGTCAGCGCGGGGCGAATCGTGTTCGAGGGCAAGGATGTCACGGCGGAGGCCGACTATCAGCGGGTCCAGCGCGGCATCGCCCGGTCCTTTCAGGTAACCAGCCTGTTCCCCAACCTGTCCGTCCGCGAGAACCTGCGGCTGGCGGCGCTTGGCACCTCGCCCCGCAAGGCGATGAATGGATGGCGTCTGCCGGCCGGCGACCTCGCCTGCGCCGAGGTTGTCGACCATGTGCTGGAGCGGCTTGAACTCACTCATGTGTCGGGCTCCGCTGCCGGCGTGCTCTCGCACGGCCAGCAACGGCGGCTGGAGGTCGGCATGGCGCTGGCGGCACGTCCCCGCGCCGTGTTCCTCGACGAGCCGACCTCCGGCATGGGCGTGGACGATCTGGGCGCGATGAAGCGGTTGATACGTGGATTGGTCCAGGACCATACCGTCGTGCTGATCGAACACAACATGGACATCGTGATGGATATCTCGGACACCATCACCGTGATGCAGCAGGGCAAGGTGCTGATGGAGGGCGCGCCAGCCGACGTGCGTAGCGACCCCCGAGTCCGGGCGGCCTACCTTGGCAACATGATCACCGGAGGCAAGGGATGA
- a CDS encoding M81 family metallopeptidase produces MKILIARLNHETNTYSPVATPLESFSPRYGAQGYRAAKGTRTAAGAFIDLAEAVGAEIVVPVIAGANPSGRVAADAYTHLTDTIVAAAAGCDAVMLDLHGAMVAENSDDGEGELLQRLRQVLPDAPIAVALDLHGNITQPLIDHADIAVSFKTYPHIDMYETGEHAGRLLLEMIAGRVRPVMAWRRPPLVTHTLRSRTDEGAMQRAVALAKEAEKGGMLAVSILAGFGLADIPAPCISVIVVGDGDRRKADEVAERIAAQIWEEREGFTYRPDPLPTSIAMAAAAANATAEHRPVLLLDHGDNCMSGGTCDDMAVLHEALAQGLDGIAVGPVCDPEAVAQLIAAGVGASVTLNVGDKVAAPQLSVYPESKPLSGKVTAISDGEYVISGPTYTGQRIRMGRTVLLDTGAAKVIVTETPQEHWDLGIFTHIGVDPHAARFLILKSRMYCRPVFVPIAKSVIECDSEGVTSSRYEMFPFRNVSRPVYPLDKDTAWSASAG; encoded by the coding sequence ATGAAGATTCTGATCGCCAGACTCAATCACGAAACAAACACGTACTCGCCGGTGGCAACACCACTTGAGTCCTTCAGCCCACGATACGGAGCCCAGGGGTATCGGGCCGCCAAGGGCACGCGCACCGCAGCCGGCGCGTTCATCGACCTCGCCGAAGCGGTGGGCGCGGAAATCGTGGTGCCGGTGATCGCCGGCGCGAACCCAAGTGGCCGTGTGGCCGCTGACGCCTATACGCACCTGACGGACACGATCGTCGCGGCGGCGGCGGGCTGTGATGCAGTGATGCTCGATCTGCACGGCGCGATGGTCGCGGAGAACAGCGACGATGGCGAAGGAGAGCTGCTCCAGCGCCTGCGGCAAGTCCTGCCCGACGCGCCGATTGCGGTTGCGCTCGATCTGCACGGCAATATCACGCAGCCCCTGATCGACCATGCCGACATTGCCGTCAGCTTCAAGACCTATCCACATATCGACATGTACGAAACGGGTGAACATGCTGGCCGCCTGCTTCTGGAGATGATCGCGGGGCGCGTGCGTCCCGTCATGGCGTGGCGCAGACCGCCGCTTGTTACCCATACCCTGCGCAGCCGTACCGACGAAGGGGCCATGCAACGGGCGGTGGCACTGGCCAAGGAGGCGGAAAAGGGCGGCATGTTGGCGGTATCCATCCTGGCCGGCTTTGGTCTGGCCGACATTCCGGCGCCGTGCATCAGCGTGATCGTGGTGGGCGATGGCGATCGCCGGAAGGCGGACGAGGTGGCCGAGCGCATCGCGGCGCAGATCTGGGAAGAGCGCGAAGGCTTCACGTATCGACCCGATCCGTTGCCGACATCCATCGCCATGGCGGCGGCTGCGGCGAACGCCACCGCCGAGCACCGTCCCGTGCTGCTCCTCGATCATGGTGACAACTGCATGTCGGGCGGCACCTGCGACGACATGGCCGTTCTGCACGAGGCGTTGGCCCAGGGCCTGGATGGCATCGCAGTCGGCCCGGTGTGCGACCCGGAAGCCGTGGCCCAACTGATCGCGGCAGGCGTGGGAGCAAGCGTCACGCTCAACGTCGGCGACAAGGTGGCCGCGCCGCAGCTCAGCGTGTATCCGGAATCAAAGCCGCTATCCGGCAAGGTCACCGCGATCAGCGACGGGGAATACGTCATCTCCGGCCCGACATATACGGGCCAGCGCATCCGGATGGGCCGCACGGTGCTGCTCGATACCGGTGCGGCAAAGGTCATCGTCACCGAAACGCCGCAAGAGCATTGGGACCTTGGCATCTTCACCCATATCGGCGTGGACCCTCACGCCGCACGGTTCCTGATCCTGAAGTCGCGCATGTATTGCAGGCCGGTTTTCGTGCCGATCGCGAAGTCAGTGATCGAATGCGATAGCGAAGGCGTGACCAGTTCGCGCTATGAGATGTTCCCGTTCCGCAATGTCTCCAGGCCGGTGTACCCGCTGGACAAGGACACGGCCTGGTCGGCGTCGGCAGGTTGA
- a CDS encoding branched-chain amino acid ABC transporter permease, which produces MNVYLLQVINGVGIGMLYFLLAVGLSIVFGLLRFVNFAHGAFYALGAYLCFQALQFGLDFWAALILAPIIIGALAWLTEKVMLRYVYAQPHEFHILITVGLALAVQELIIVGWGPLGVDVPPPDVLQGVVMWGDFVYPKYRLFVIGFTALLAVALWWLLEGTRIGSAVRAGSESTEMVSLLGINVFRLFSLMFALGAGTAAIAGVLAAPIRGAEPFMGVEALGVAFIVVVIGGMGSFTGALVGGLLVGIVQSLMSTLWPEGARLMIYVAMAAVLLLRPHGLLGRG; this is translated from the coding sequence ATGAACGTCTATCTGTTGCAGGTCATCAATGGCGTTGGCATCGGGATGCTCTACTTCCTGCTGGCAGTAGGCTTGTCGATCGTCTTCGGTCTCTTGCGTTTCGTGAATTTCGCCCACGGCGCGTTCTACGCGCTTGGCGCCTACCTGTGCTTCCAGGCGCTCCAGTTCGGCCTGGACTTCTGGGCGGCGCTCATCCTGGCGCCCATCATCATCGGCGCGCTGGCATGGCTCACGGAAAAGGTGATGCTTCGCTATGTCTACGCGCAGCCGCACGAATTCCACATCCTCATCACGGTCGGCCTGGCCCTGGCGGTCCAGGAACTCATCATTGTCGGGTGGGGCCCGCTAGGCGTCGACGTACCGCCTCCCGATGTGCTGCAAGGCGTGGTGATGTGGGGCGATTTCGTCTATCCGAAATACCGTCTCTTCGTGATCGGCTTCACGGCCCTCCTTGCCGTTGCGCTCTGGTGGCTGCTCGAAGGCACCCGCATCGGCAGTGCCGTTCGCGCTGGCAGTGAATCCACGGAAATGGTCTCGCTGCTTGGCATCAATGTTTTCCGACTGTTCAGCCTGATGTTCGCGCTCGGCGCGGGGACTGCCGCCATCGCGGGCGTCCTGGCCGCGCCAATCCGGGGTGCCGAGCCGTTCATGGGCGTGGAAGCCCTGGGGGTGGCCTTTATCGTGGTCGTGATCGGCGGCATGGGCAGCTTCACCGGCGCCCTGGTGGGTGGCCTGCTTGTTGGCATTGTGCAAAGCCTGATGAGCACGCTCTGGCCGGAAGGTGCCCGGCTGATGATCTATGTGGCCATGGCCGCGGTGCTGTTGCTGCGTCCGCACGGCCTGCTTGGGAGGGGATGA
- a CDS encoding ABC transporter ATP-binding protein: protein MMLDVQDIHGYYGKSHVLQGVSLAIGDGELVTLLGRNGAGKSTTLKAIAGIVPPRGGRVLFHGKDIAGMAPHRIAREGLCFVPEHRGIFKLLTVEENLKLAARKASPWQLEDVYRIFPRLRERRRNGGAQLSGGEQQMLAIGRALMNHPRLLMLDEPVEGLAPVIVEEIVAQLKVIKAAGVPILLVEQNLEVCMQLADRHVVIEQGRVVYTGGNEEFRRNDAVKDKYLGVGLTV, encoded by the coding sequence ATGATGCTCGACGTACAGGATATTCATGGCTACTACGGCAAGAGCCATGTACTGCAAGGCGTCTCCCTTGCCATTGGCGACGGAGAACTGGTCACGCTACTGGGCCGCAACGGCGCCGGCAAATCGACAACCTTGAAGGCAATTGCCGGCATCGTGCCCCCACGCGGCGGGCGTGTGCTGTTTCATGGCAAGGACATTGCGGGAATGGCCCCGCACCGGATCGCGCGCGAAGGCCTGTGCTTCGTACCGGAGCACCGGGGCATCTTCAAGCTGCTGACCGTCGAGGAGAACCTGAAGCTGGCGGCAAGGAAGGCGTCGCCATGGCAGCTTGAGGATGTCTACCGGATTTTCCCGCGTCTTCGCGAGCGGCGCCGCAATGGTGGCGCGCAGCTTTCCGGGGGCGAGCAGCAGATGCTCGCGATCGGCCGGGCCCTGATGAATCATCCGCGCCTGCTCATGCTCGACGAGCCCGTGGAGGGTCTGGCCCCGGTTATCGTCGAAGAGATCGTCGCACAGCTCAAGGTCATCAAGGCCGCGGGCGTCCCCATTCTTCTGGTGGAGCAGAACCTTGAGGTCTGCATGCAGCTTGCTGACAGGCATGTGGTGATCGAGCAGGGAAGGGTGGTCTACACCGGCGGCAACGAGGAGTTCCGCCGCAACGACGCGGTCAAGGACAAGTACCTCGGCGTCGGCCTTACCGTCTGA